The following DNA comes from Chitinophaga nivalis.
TTACCATGGAAAGCGCCAACAGAAAAATGACGCTGCAGGTTTTCCCCTTTCATTTTTTGTTCCAGGATAGAAGGGGTAAGGTGCAGTGGTACCACATAATCACTGAAAGCAGCATTAAATGTATGGCAGATGGCTTCTGTGGATATGTTATCGAGGTTGTGGAAATCGTGTAAGAATATCATAACTGAATGGGTCTGTTATCAATATTAGGTATCCTTGACGACATACCCATCCGGTTTTACATGAATGGAAAACTCAAGAAAGTTCGATCCGTACATTCACCCATTCCGGATCGAAATGAGAGGCGTATTTTTCGTAGAAAGCAATGGCTGGTTTATTCCATTCCAGCACCTGGAAAGTGATACCGGTAAACTGTTTTTCACGGGCTTCTGCGAACAGCTGCTCAAACAATAATTTGCCAACGCCTTTTCCTCTCCAGCTTTCTGTTACCAGAATATCTTCCAGGTACATCCTGCAACCTTTCCAGGTAGAATAACGCGTGTAGTATAAGGCAAAGCCTACAATCGTTTCTCCGGTTGCGGAAGTGGCGGTGGCTACAAATGCTTTCCATACCGGGTTAGGCCCGAAGCCGGCTGTTTCAAAATGCGATAAGCTGACGGTTACTTCTGCGGATGCATTTTCAAAGGCGGCCAGTTCGCGTATCAGTTCCAGTAATCTTGGACAATCTTCTTTTCGTGCAATCCTTAACGTTATATTTTCCATGCCGGGTTAAATTAATCAAGTGAGTCTGCTATTTGTTTCAGGAGATCGGGCCACCAGTCTATTTTTCCCCATTGCTTGCCGAAACGTACGATGACTGCCTGTTTACGTGGGGAAATATACAGCAGTTGTCCTTTGGCTCCCAATGCAAAATAATCAAAATTCCGGGTATCCGTTTGATAGCCCCACCACAGATACTTGTAGTATCCTTTGGCACTGCTGGTCCACTTACAGAGCGGTGGCGATAACCGGGAAAGATACTTCCGGCTATCTGCCTGAAAGGCCGGCGGACTAACAGAAGCAGCTATCCATGCTGGTGGAACCACTTGTTGTTGTCCTACCTGTCCCTGTTGCAGATAGAGGTTGCCGAAGCGTACAAAATCCATGGCCAGGGCATTAATGCCGCTTTCCATTTTGCAATAACCAGACTGGCGGCTATCCATACTCCAGGAAGCATCCGCTTCTGCACCGATACGTTGCCAGATCTGATCCTGGAAAAGTCTGGCAACAGATTGCCCGGTGGTGGTTTCCAGTATCATACCCAGCAACAGGAGATTATAGTTGTTGTAATGATAAGTACTGCCGGGAGGCTCTGCTAGCCTGGATTTCAGGGCTTGTTCTTTCAGGTGTGTGCCATAATAAATCAGGGCATCATCCGACCAGGGCATAACGCCTTCGCGATACCGCAGGCCCGAACACATCTGCAGCAGATGGGCGATGGTGACGGTATCCCGGCCATGCGAGCCAAAGGCAGGAATATAGCGGGCTACCGGATCATGAATGCTGTGAATATGTCCGGCTTCCAATGCGATGCCTATCAGGGCGGAAGTCATGGATTTGGCAATGGAAAAAGACGTGTTGATGGAATGCCGGTCATAACCATTCAGATAGGTTTCCAGCAATATTTTCTGGTGTTGCATGACAATGCAGGCAGTGGTGCCGGTGTGTTGCAGTAACGGCTGCAGGGCGCCGTATTGTGGTTGTCCGCGGTAGGTCCATTGCACCTGTTGCCCGATGCTGTTATCATGCGCTGCGGCAAAGTGCAGCACAGGGCTGTTGTGCCGGCAGACAGGAGCAGCGGGGAAATGCCGGTAATCATCAATGGCAGGGACATTGTAAAACAGGCACCTGCTGAGATATTGTAAGGTATGCATGGTATAAGGATTCAGGCGTTGTCAAAGATCGTAAGTGAAAATGAAAAACAATATTGTAATTTGGTGTAGGATTGTATGGAGATCTTTTTTAACCGCTTTAGTACATGAAAGAAATTCTTTCGCATTATGCCGCTTATAATTACTGGGCCAACCAGCAACTGGCGGGGGCTTTGCTTAAACTGAATGAGGAACAGCTGGATCGTGAACTGGGAGGCAGTTTTGCGACTTTACGGCAAACGGTGCATCATCTCTGGTGTACAGAACAGGTGTGGTATCAGCGGTTGCAGTTGCAGGAAAAAACCACGGACCCATTGGCCGGTTTTACGGGTACTTTTGCAACAGCCTGTCAGCATTGGCTGGAGCAATCCTTGTTGCTGCAACAGTGGGTGCAACAGGCTACGCAGGTCAGACTGAATCATACCATTGCTTTTATGCGGAAGAAAAATGAACCACATAAGATGGATGTCTTTCAGGTAGTGATGCATGTCAATAACCACGGTACCTATCATCGCGGGCAGTTGGTACACATGCTCCGGCAATTGGGCGTGACCAAAATTCCCAACACCGACTACCATCGTTTTAAGCCAAAAAAATAACCGTTTTATATTACTTTTACCCCTACTAACCCGGATTTAAATTTCCTTTATGAGTGCTGCGTCTTTTTATGCTAAAGTGCCCAAACATCTGGTGGCAGTGGATTGTATCATTTTTGGTTTTGATGAGGGCCGGCTGAAGTTATTGCTTATACAACGTAAAGTAGCGCCAATGGCCGGTGAATGGTCGTTGGTAGGTGGCTTTGTACAGGAAGCGGAAAGTACAGATGAAGCAGCGGCACGTGTACTGGAACATACTACCGGACTGAATAATATTTATATGGATCAGCTGCGGTGTTATGGTGATGTAGCCCGTGATGCCGGCGCCCGGGTTATTTCCATGGCGTATTATGCGCTCATTCGTATTAATGAACATGACCGGCCACTGGCACAGGAACACGGCGCACATTGGCTCGAACTGCATGAAATCCCCACACTTATCTTTGACCATAACCGCATGATAGCGGATGCCCTGAAACAACTCCGCAACAATGCCCAGTTTCATCCGATAGGTTTTGAATTGCTGCCGGAGAAATTTACTTTGTCTCAACTGCGGAGCCTATACGAAGAAATCTATCAGAAGACACTGGACAAAAGAAACTTCCGTAAAAAGATACTCGCGCTCGATGTGATGGAAA
Coding sequences within:
- a CDS encoding GNAT family N-acetyltransferase, whose translation is MENITLRIARKEDCPRLLELIRELAAFENASAEVTVSLSHFETAGFGPNPVWKAFVATATSATGETIVGFALYYTRYSTWKGCRMYLEDILVTESWRGKGVGKLLFEQLFAEAREKQFTGITFQVLEWNKPAIAFYEKYASHFDPEWVNVRIELS
- a CDS encoding serine hydrolase domain-containing protein, which gives rise to MHTLQYLSRCLFYNVPAIDDYRHFPAAPVCRHNSPVLHFAAAHDNSIGQQVQWTYRGQPQYGALQPLLQHTGTTACIVMQHQKILLETYLNGYDRHSINTSFSIAKSMTSALIGIALEAGHIHSIHDPVARYIPAFGSHGRDTVTIAHLLQMCSGLRYREGVMPWSDDALIYYGTHLKEQALKSRLAEPPGSTYHYNNYNLLLLGMILETTTGQSVARLFQDQIWQRIGAEADASWSMDSRQSGYCKMESGINALAMDFVRFGNLYLQQGQVGQQQVVPPAWIAASVSPPAFQADSRKYLSRLSPPLCKWTSSAKGYYKYLWWGYQTDTRNFDYFALGAKGQLLYISPRKQAVIVRFGKQWGKIDWWPDLLKQIADSLD
- a CDS encoding DinB family protein, which encodes MKEILSHYAAYNYWANQQLAGALLKLNEEQLDRELGGSFATLRQTVHHLWCTEQVWYQRLQLQEKTTDPLAGFTGTFATACQHWLEQSLLLQQWVQQATQVRLNHTIAFMRKKNEPHKMDVFQVVMHVNNHGTYHRGQLVHMLRQLGVTKIPNTDYHRFKPKK
- a CDS encoding NUDIX hydrolase → MSAASFYAKVPKHLVAVDCIIFGFDEGRLKLLLIQRKVAPMAGEWSLVGGFVQEAESTDEAAARVLEHTTGLNNIYMDQLRCYGDVARDAGARVISMAYYALIRINEHDRPLAQEHGAHWLELHEIPTLIFDHNRMIADALKQLRNNAQFHPIGFELLPEKFTLSQLRSLYEEIYQKTLDKRNFRKKILALDVMEKLEEKDKTSSKKGAHLYRFDAQKYEALQRKGLVFEI